Within Cucumis melo cultivar AY chromosome 4, USDA_Cmelo_AY_1.0, whole genome shotgun sequence, the genomic segment CTAATCAACTAGCCTAGCCCACTCTATAATTGCACTACAACTTATTGAACAATACCAACCAACATTCATTTTTGACAAGTTTCTAGCTTCTCGAAGAATCATCAATTCAAGTACATTCTAAACACAAGTACTATAAGGAAATTATTGGACAAGGAAATATTACCGAACCGAAGATGGACTCAGCCTCCACGAAATTGCTGATGTTCTCACCTCGACTGCAAAGTACTGTACCAAAATAGGAAACAAAAGATATCAaaatagaaatacaagttaaaGAAACCATAGTTACAATAGTGGAAATACCACTGAccattttaataatttataaaattctaatttgaaatattaaatatagaaTTGCCAACCTCCATAGACGCTGCGAATGAGCTCCTGTTGCTTCTCTATGGGCTGGATTCACGAATTCATCATCAGACAGATCATTCGATAGAAATGACCCAAACAGTACAAAAAAATCAACACAAATCCCAAAAAGGAACCTGAAAATCGTAGAACTTAGCAAACCGAGGCTTGCTTTCAGTATTCATCACTATCACCGACCATATCATGGTAGCAAACCGTGCTCAGTCAAACTATGTTTGTCGTCAGGATCTAAGAAATTCTCATGCAGAAGCCTATATTTTCTAATAGAACTATTATCAAACAATAATACATAAAACATAACAATTAGAAACTATAACAACTAACACGGTTCTGTGGAAAAAAATTCTTATAAATGATTGTCAAGATAAACTATCAAGTCCTACAAAAATCTTATAATGTGCACAAAACATAATTAAGAACATAATTATATAACCAAGCAGTAACTGATGAAATGCTAAAACATGTGCgcaaaaaaaatacaaacagATGAACAGCCTTCATTTTCAGACATTTCATTCTTAAAACACACTTCCTCACTACTtcttataaacaaaaaaaaattatcataagaGTGAAACTTTACTCCTACCTCATCACCCTTTGTAAGTAGTTCTGCAAATTGAGTTAAATcaaattagaaacaaaaatcATCAATTAAGAGAGCTTTCCCCCATCGTTAACCTTCCTCCTTCTATTCCTTTTCTATATTATATTGTTTGAAGCAGCTGATCCATCCGGCGAACTGGAATCATAATAACCAGAAAGCGGCTTTTCGAATCCTCAATTGTCTTCAATAAAAGCACACCAACGTCAAATTCcagttaaagaaaaaaaaaaaagaaaaaatctctacaTCTCTCATTACATAACACACATCATCAACATTttcaaaagagagagaaataaagAAACAGAGAAATAGAGAAATGGTAAAGACCAGTCTAGGTCCCTAAGGAATTCAAGTACTGATTCCAATACTATCCATACTCGGACGAACGACAGTGTTATCCGGTTGTAGCTTTAAAAAAGAGGAAGATATTATGAGTGCTGAAATTTCAAAAACGTACCATTCGCTTGAAACACATCATTACGCTTCATTTATAGGCAACCGACTTCGACACGAACGAAAACCTGCAAGCAAGATGAGAACGAAAACAAGAGAGGTTGGAGACTTTAGTTTGAACGAAAACCAAGGGAGGAATTTTTCTGACCTTGTGCATGAATGAAATCATCGAAGAGTGAATGTGGCGAGAGATTGATTGGAAGAGAGGATCGAATGAGGGTGGGTGGGGCTTGGAGGAACGAAAACTAAATCTGATAAAAATGAAAGGTGCGAGTTTGGGCGCAACGACAACTGCAAGAAACGCGAAATAGAACGACCTCGCGCGATAGGCGTTGATTGCACGAACACCGACGAAGTAAATGTTGACGACTAGGCAAATGGTGGGGTGCAAACCGACGAAAACGACAGAGAGCGACCAAGAGAAGACGAAGAGAAGGTTCATGTGAGAGATTTAGGGCGACCGCGAACAACGAAGACGAAGAGAAGAGGAAATTGAGGGTTTAGATTGGAAGAAAGGGAAATTGggggtttaatttttttaaaaaaaatgaagttatttttttatttaaaaagttaaaagaatttatttttttaaaaaaaaagaaattattttttatttttttcaattaatttagtaattcttgacgtttctgAAATGTCAACTAAAATtctcttacttgacgttttaaaaatgtcaagaaattttaaaatttctcaaTCTCCGtcttttcattaaaattcttgacgttttaaaacgtcaaaaatttaagcgatatttcttgacgtttataaaacgtcaagaatgtaatcaatatttcttgacgtttttaaaatgtcaagtataattacatattatttgacgtttgaaaaacgtcaagaatgtcgatttataataaatcttgacgttttaaaaacgtcaagaatttagaagataatccttgacagtttataacagTCAAGAAAAACATTCATATTGcttgacggtttaaaaccgtcaagaattctaaaaattgtctcccctccgccttttcatcaaaattcttgacggttttcctattaaaccaccactttcttgactttttaccaaaaaccgtcaagaaaagaaaaaaccaacggtcaagaaagggtctttttctagtagtgtttATATGAGTTATGGAAGGGTAGAAAGCCTAACGTGAAATACTTCCATATTTTTGGAAGTACTTGTTATATTCTTACTGATAGGGAACATCATAGGAAATGGGATGCTAAATTAGAACATGGACTTTTTCTTGGACATTCTCAAAATAGCATAGCCTACAAAGTTTTCAACAATAGAAGTGGAATAGTTATGGAAACAATTAATGGATAACGGAGACAATATATTCatgtcgagtaatagataacagcgacacatttaaagcgtcaatataagagtattaatgacaatatattgataTCAAGTTATAAATAGCGGTAActtatttattgcgtcaaggtaaaggtattaataacaaaat encodes:
- the LOC127148845 gene encoding AP-3 complex subunit sigma-like — translated: MIWSVIVMNTESKPRFAKFYDFQPIEKQQELIRSVYGVLCSRGENISNFVEAESIFGSFYVAPCIGIATLYFVLVFNSSENELAMLDLIQGTSNILCDGFVTSRLLIMEMLQGI